The uncultured Eubacteriales bacterium region TGCAGACGCAAAGCGGACAAAGCGTGTTTCACAAGTGACTATCCCGGCTAAAGCACGTATAGAAGACGCGAAAGAATACGTGGACAAGAATGAAAAATAGGATCAATATAGGAAGAAACCGCGCTCCCTTTGAAAGGGAGCGCGGTTTCTTCCTATATGAGGGATTTGCTAGAATAGGTTGTTCTCCGACATTTGCTTATAAAGCGCATATTTATCTTGCGCAGTTTTTTCAGCCTCATCGACCAATTGTTCAACCTGCGCCGAGCCCGAGGACATCATCTGAGTATATCGCAGCTCCCCACTGAGGAAGTTCCGGTATGGCTCTGAAGGCTGCTTTGAATCTAATATAAACGGTGGTTTGCCCTGATCTCTATTCATGGGATTATAGCGGTATAGGTGGACATAGCCTGTATCGACAGCCTTTTTCTCCTCTGCTATGCTGGTGCCCATTCCGGTTATGATACCATGGCTAACACAGGGAGAATAGGCAATGATGAGTGACGGGCCCGGATATTTTTCTGCTTCGATGATTGCTTGAAGCGTTTGATTGAAGTTGGCTCCCATGGCAATTTGTGCAACGTAAATATCTTTGTAGCTCATGGCCATCATGCCCAAATCTTTTTTACGGGTTTTCTTTCCGGCGGAGGCAAATTTCGCGACTGCCGCTACGGGAGTGGATTTAGAGGCCTGTCCACCGGTATTGGAGTAAATTTCAGTATCCAAGACCAGGACATTGACGTTCGCGCCGCTGGCCAGCACATGATCCAGTCCTCCATATCCAATATCGTAGGCCCAGCCATCTCCCCCGATAATCCAGATAGAACGCTTAACCAGATAGTCTTTCAATTGCTGTATGCTTTTTAGGATGGGGCAGCTGCCGGTATCGGCCGAATTTAGTGCATGGATGACTGCCTCGGACTCTTCCTTTGCTTCTGTTCCGCCTGCCCAAGCATCCAGCCATCTGCTAAACGGCTCTCGCAGCGATTGCTCCAAATCGGGCGTTTCCAATGCCATGCGTACTTGAGCTGCCAACCGCTCCCGGCTCTGCTGCGTACCGAGGAACATTCCGTATCCATATTCAGCATTGTCTTCAAACAGCGAATTAGCCCACGCCGGTCCCTTGCCATCCGCATTTGTTGCATATGCAATGGAAGGTGCGCTTGCACCCCAGATGGAAGAACATCCGGTCGCGTTGGCAATTAACATGCGATCTCCAAATAGCTGGGTAACAAGCTTGACATAGGGCGTTTCACCGCAGCCTGGGCAGGCACCGTTAAATTCGAGCAGCGGGCGGCATAGCTGACTGCCTTTAATAGTTGCAGTGGAGGTTAGATGCCTTTTCTCAGAAAGCGTCATTGCATAATCCCAATTGCCGTACTGATCGGTCTGCTGTTCCACAGGTTTCATAATCAGCGCTTTGCCCTTGGCTGGGCAAACATCCGCACAATTGCCACAGCCAGTGCAATCCAACGGGCTGACCTGTACGCGCATCTGATATCCCTCCAGCCCTTTTCCATTGGCCGGCTTGGTTTCAAAGGTCTTAGGTTTTTGCGTTTGCTCCTCTTCATCAAGAATTGTTAATCGAATCGTCGCATGTGGGCAAACAAAAGAGCACATACCGCATTGGATGCAGCGCTCAATTTGCCATTCAGGGAGCCTTACCGCAATACCGCGTTTTTCATAAGCGGTAGTGCCCATAGGGAAAGTGCCGTCCGGCATATTTTCAAAGGCGCTTACAGGCAGCTCATCCCCTTCATCACGGGCCATGACACGCTGGATATTCCGAACAAACTCCGGAGTATTGTTATCGCTGTTAACGTAGGAATGGGACTGTGTGGATACCTCTTCTCCCCCCCAGCTGTCCGGAACTTCCACAGGATGTGAGGCGGCAATCCCTGCATCTACGGCAGCGTAATTCATTTCTACAACCTTTTTCCCCTTTTTCCCGTAATCCCTGTCAATACTCTGTTTTAATAGTGGTATTGCCTGTTCCAACGGAACCACGGAGACCAGCTTGAAAAACACAGCCTGCATGATCATATTAATACGGTTCCCCAACCCCAGCTGCCCGGCAATGGAGATGGCATCGACGGTATAAAAATGCAGTTTCTTTCTGGCAATGGTTTGTTTCAGCGCTATGGGCAGATTCTGTTCCAATTGCTCAGCTGTCCAGTCACAGTTGAGGACAAAAATGCCGCCCTCCTTAATTCCTTTGAGAATGTCATAATTGAAAATAAAGCTTTTGTTATGACAGGCGATATAGTCCGCCCGATCAATTAGATAGGGTGAGCGGATGGGTTGGTCTCCAAAGCGCAGGTGAGAAATTGTTGTACCGCCAGACTTTTTACTGTCATAAGAAAAGTAGGCTTGTACATATTTATCTGTATTTTCACCAATGATTTTTACGGCGGATTTATTAGCGCCTACCGTTCCGTCTGATCCTAAGCCCCAGAATTTGCAGTTGACGGTCGGCGGTGAATCGTTGTTGTCAATCTCCGGCAGAGAAAGCATGGTAACATCGTCATGAATGCCAATCGTAAATCTGCTTTTAGGTTTTTCCTGGCGCATATTATTAAATACTGCGCGAATATGGCCTGGACGGGTATCCTTGGACCCCAGTCCGTAACGGCCCCCCAATACCTGCGTATCGGTATTTCTTTGGGCAATTGCCTTGCAGATATCCAAATACAACGGTTCGCCGATAGAGCCCGGCTCCTTCGTGCGATCCAGTACGGAAATGCATTGGACACTGTGGGGTATCACATCAAGCAGGTGCGAAATGGAAAAAGGACGATATAAATGCACACGAACTGATCCGACCTTTTCACCATCAGCTGTGAGCTGATCCACTACCTCGTCTATGGTATCACATACAGAACCCATTGCGATGATGATATGTGTCGCATCCGGCGTACCATGATAGGAGAAAGGCTGATAGGTTCTGCCCGTAATCTTGCCATATGATTGCATAAGGTTTTCCATGATAGATGGAACGCGATCAAAAAACGGGTTTTGTACCTCGCGTCCCTGAAAATAGATATCAGGGTTCTGCGCCGTGCCCCTTGCTACAGGATAGTTAGGATTTAAGGCCCGGCTTTTGAATTCCTGCAGCGCCTGATAATCAACCAACGGCTGAATCTGTTCATAATCAGGCGCATCAATCTTTTGAAATTCATGTGAGGTGCGGAAACCATCAAAAAAATGGATGACCGGCAAACGGGCCTGTATGGCGCACATATGGGAAAGGAATGAAAGGTCCATGGCCTCCTGAACATTGGAGGATGCCAGCATAATAGCGCCGGTCTGCCGGCAGGCCATTACGTCCTGGTGATCCCCAAAAATTGATAGAGCGTGAGTCGCAAGCGCCCGCGCGGACACATGCAGTACACCGGGCAACAATTCACCTACCATTTTGTAAAGGTTGGGGATCATTAGCAACAAGCCTTGGGAGGCTGTATAGGTAGTCGTAAGCACACCCGATTGCAATGCACCATGCATGGCACCCGCGGCACCTGCTTCTGATTGCATCTCAACCACTTTCACGGCCTGTCCAAACAAATTCCTTTTTCCCTCTGTTGCCCATTGATCTATGCGTTCTGCCATGGGAGTAGATGGGGTAATGGGGTATATGGAGGCAACCTCTGTCATCATATATGATGCATAAGCAGCAGCTTGATTCCCATCCATTGTTTTAGTAGACATGGGAAAATCTCCTTTATATAGAGTTGCACTTAGTTTGTCAAATAAGTAAATGACTATTCTGCTCGTTGATAATATATCATAGGTTCACCCTGATTGCCGTTTCCCCGAGCCTCGCGCCGACGTCTCATGCCAAGCGAGCGCTTACCCTGTCTATCTTTTGACAGGGCATTTTTCATGTCAATTTCGCCATTAAAAGCGCCAATTTCGTCATTTGCCGTTTCTGTAAAAATATTTCTGTATACTCAGAGCGGGAGGTGACTGCGATGCTTTACCGGATCTATCCGCAGACGGACGCCGCAAAATTCTATATGGAACCGCACAGCGGGAGCAGCCTTCCATTCCTTACAGTGAAAAAAATGCGAAAGATTTACCCGGATGATCATTTCACTGTGATCGGGGAAATCGGCGGCATCTCACGCCCCCCCGACAACGGGAATCGGCTGGTGACGGAAACAGGCGAAGTCGTTCCCATTCTTCCACGAGGCAGTCTGAGAAGGCCCTTTGAGTGGGTTGCCGGATACGTCGCGGTGGACAAAAGCACTTACCTTGCAGCAATCAGGAGCCTGATCCCCTCGTTTCTACGGAGACAATGGGCAGACCAAAGTCACGGGGACGGGACGCGTAAACCCTTTTAGTAAAGAACATTTTAGGGAGGTCATGAGAAATGAAGATCATGCGAGAAAGAATCTGGAGCCTGCTGCTGTGCATCGTAATGGTGATCACCATGCTGCCGACAACAGTTTCCGCGGCAGGCGGGGACCCGATATCTACCGCCGCCATCCGTCTGGATGCAGCAAATAATTTTGGCATTACGGGCGGTGGAACAAATTGGGTTTATTTTTCCAATTATCCGATAAGCGATGCGCCTACGCCGGTCAGATGGCGGGTGCTGTCCACTGACCTGAACGGGGACTCCTTTCAGGACCATGCAAGGAACCCCTACACAGGAAAGGGTCTGTTTCTGATGTCGGAATATGTGCTGCGGGATGGTGAAGTAAAATTCGCTTACCCCGGCGAGGACAACACCTATAGCACCAGCAACCTGCGAGACAAGAGTAGTACCGCACTTATTTATTTTTCTACGGCGGAGGTTTATGCCGCCCTGCGGACGACAAAAACCTCCGATACGGACGTAAGCCTAGCGGGTACACCCACATGGAAGGCATCCGACTTGTCCGGCGTCATGTCCGGCACGGTGATGTTCAGTCTGTCGGCCGCGGAGGCCAACAACGGCAGCTATGGATTTGCTCCGCTCCCTGATACACCTGATTTCAAGCGTATTGCTTACAAATTTGAAAACCCGTCAATGCCGAGCGGTGAGTGGTGGCTGCGCTCCTCTGACTATTCGGATTCGTATCAAGCGGGCGTGGTCGAATCGAGTGGCGCTCTCTCCACCAATGCAGTGGATCAACCTCTTGGAATTCGCCCCGCTTTCAATTTAAATCTGTCCACTGTTCTCTTCACATCCGCCGCCGAAAACGGTAAATCCTCCGGCACTTGCGGTGCCGGAGCATTGACGGCAGTTTCAACTGCCGCTCCAACCGATTGGAAGCTCACGCTTTTGGACAGCAGCAGAAAATTTACCACGCCGCCTATACCGATACTCATCGGTAAAGATGGCGTGACGGTAAGTATCCCCTACACCGATGCAACGGTCGGCCCGAACGAATACATTTCGGCAATCCTTGTGGACAGCAGCGGCAATGCCCTTTATTATGGCAGGCTTAAAAATACCGTAAATTCCGGCGATGCCAACGGTACACTGCCTATTGACATCCCCTCCGGCCTTGCCGAAGGCAGCTATACTCTCAAGCTGTTCACAGAACAGTACAACGGCGACAGGAATACTGACTATGCCAGCGCATTTCGGGATCTAGCGCTGACGGTGCTGGGCAGTATCACCGTCCAGAACGACGGCAACGGCACGGCCAACGCCGATTACAGTATTGCAACACCGGGTACGGAGATAACCCTGACCACCACACCGAATGATGGATATCAGTTCAAAGAATGGCAGGTTATAAGCGGCAGTGTGACTATAATAAATGATAAATTTAACATGCCAGCTGAAAGTGTAACGGTAAAGGCAATCTTTACGCCACTGACTACGGTGGACTCGGTTACCATCAAAACCGCACCATCCAAGACCACCTACACCGAAGGGGAAGCCCTCGACCTCACTGGCCTTGTGGTAACCCTGAATAAAAGCAACAGCACTACGGAGGATGTGGCTCTGGCTGATTTCACAGCTAATGGCATTACGGTCAGCCCCGCAAACGGAGCCACGCTGGCGGCCAGCTATAACAAGGTGACCATCAGCCACACGCCTTCCGGAAAATCGGCCGATCAGCCGATCACCGTGAATCCGGCTCCTGTGACGGTGAATGCGGTTACCATCAAAACCGCACCATCCAAGACCACCTACACCGAAGGGGAATCCCTCGACCTCACCGGGCTTGTGGTAACCCTGAATAAGAGCAACAGCACCACGGAGGATGTGGCTCTGGGTGATTTCGCAGCCAAGGGCATTACGGTCAGCCCCGCAAACGGAGCCACGCTGGCGACCAGCCATAACAAGGTGACCATCAGCCACACGGCGTCCGGAAAAACGGTCGATCAGCCGATCGCCGTGAATCCGGCTCCTGTGGCGGTGAATTCAGTTACTATAAAAACCGCGCCGACGAAGACGACTTATACGGCGGGCGAGACCCTTGACCTGAACGGGCTTGTGGTAACGTTGCATATGAGTGGCGACACGGAGCAGGACGTGGACTTTTCCGATTTTGCAAATAACGGCATCATAACTAATCCGGCAAACGGCATGCCGCTCGTCCCTGGCTTTACGGCCGTGACGATCACGGCGGGCAGCCAGTCGGTAAGCCAGAGTATTACAGTGAGCTCGGCTCAATATGTAGCGATGGGCGACAGCATTGCCTCCGGGTATGGGCTGGCTGATAAGGATGATTCCTACACCTCCCTTGTCAGGGAAACGCTGGGCTTATACAGCTTTATCATAGCGAATGACGGGATGAACAGTACGACTTTACTGCAAGGTCTGTCGCTAGCCGGCTTGGATACATACCTGAGCGACGCAACAGTGATTACCCTCAGCATCGGGTCGAACGACGTGCTGGCTCCTTTCCTGAAAAGTATTGCCGACCAGCTCAACTGTGACACGGATGAGATCCAGAGCACATTGGCTTTGCTGACCCCGGCGGAACAGCTTAGTTTCTTTTCGGCACTCAATACGGACGGCGTTCTAAAAAATAACGAACAGCTCCGTAGCGCGGCATTAGCGTTCGCGGCGAATTTCCAGGTTATCATCGGCAGGCTAAAGATTCTCGCGCCGAACGCAACAATTTATGTGACCAACGCCTATAATCCATATGAGGGGATCAGCATCCCCTATGGCGCCAATACGCTAAACCTTGGGGAAATTGCAGACGTCTATATCCAAACTATAAACAAAGCGTTCTCCGAAAATTCCACAGATTATGCACTGATTGACGTCTATTCCGCTTTCTCGGCCTCACAGGCAAGCGGAACCTCTCCTGTTAACGCAAACCTTGCACACTTCAATTTTGACCCACATCCCAACGCGGCAGGGCACGCCCTGATCGCAAATCTGATTCTTACCCCAAGCTGGCCCTCCGGCAGCAACTTGATAGCCTCCGGCATCACCTCCACGGGCGCGACTCTGAGCTGGACGGCTGCAAACGGCGCGGCAGCGGTCACCGGATATCGGATATATCAGAACGGAATCCTCATTGGCGCCGTGGGCGGCAATGTAACCACCTATACCGTGACGGGACTTTCCGCATCCACCAGCTACAGCTTTCGGGTGCAGGCGGGTAACGCCGGCAGCCTATGGACGGCAAACGGACCTTCCGTCACGGCCACCACGAGCGCCGCGTCCTCCTACGACGGGGGCTACTCCTCCGCAACCTATTACACCGTTACGGCAACGGCGGGCGCGGGCGGACACATTTCTCCCTCCGGCAGTGTAGCGGTCAAAGAGGGCAGCGACATAACCTTTACCATTACCGCCAACGATGGCTATGAAATTGAAGACGTTCTGGCCGACGGCGGGAGCGCAGGCGCGGTTTCATCCTATACCTTTAAAAACGTCAAGAAAGCGCATACCATAACCGTCTCATTTACGAAAAGTACGGAGAAAACCGCAAATCCTTTTACCGATGTGGAAACGGATGCCTGGTTCTATGAGAGTGTCCTGTATGTCTATGAAAAGGGCCTGATGACCGGGACGGGCACGGGCTGCTTTGACCCTGGCGGCAGCATGACCCGCTCCATGCTCGTTACGGTGCTTTACCGCTTGAGCGGCGATGCCGGCAGCTACGATAACAGCTTTGCGGACGTCGATCCGGGCGCGTGGTATAAAAACGCCGTAGCCTGGGCGTCGGCAACCGGCATTACAAGCGGCACCGGCGGCGGCAGGTTCAGTCCGGACAAACGGATTACCCGCGAGCAGCTCGCTGTGCTGTTATACAACTGCGCGGGTTACATGGGCTATGATGTCTCTGCGGGAGAGAACGTGAATATCCTGTCCTACCGCGACGCGTCCGGCATCTCAGATTATGCGTATGCAGCCCTGCAGTGGGCCTGCGGCGCAGGGATTCTGGAGGGTGACACGGACGGCAATCTGAATCCGGGCGGCTCCGCTACCCGCGCGGAGGTCGCGGCGGTCATCGAGCGCTTTGTCGAATTGGTTATGAAATAGAAACAAAAGGATCATCAAAAAGATGGCGGATATCGTTCCGATTAAGAGTTGGAACGATATCCGCCATCTTTAATAAGAAACAAAACACTATTAGAAAGTTGAAAAGGCGGTAGCCGGCAATCGTTTTCTCCCTGCGGGTATAAAACGTTGAAGAGCTGAAAACAATTAGGTCGATATTGAATAAAGTGCGGCCTTGGTATGGCTGCAAGCGGAATATATGAGCGATCCTATAATTATAAAAAGGAGCAAACTCCATGCACCCACAAAACACCTTTCCTCCCCAACATCAAAACCGACAGCCCGGCCGTGAAGCTGAGATGAATCCCCCACCCCAGTACGATAACCCATCATACAAGGCGGCGGGCAAGCTTGCTGGAAAAAAAGCAATCATTACAGGCGGCGACAGCGGCATAGGCCGTGCCATCGCCATCGCCTATGCCAAGGAAGGTGCTGACGTGGCCATTGTCCACCTCTGCGAAAACAGCGACGCGCAGGACACTGTCCGCGCGGTTGAGGCGCTCGGGAGAACATGCATTCAAATTCAGGCCGACCTGCGTACCGAGGATAACGCCGTAAATGCCGTAAATCTGGCAGTAACCCAGCTTGGAGCGATCAATATTCTAATCAACAACGCGGCGGTGCAATACCCCCAAAACAGCATATTGGACATCACCAGGGAACAGCTTGCAAACACCTTTGAAAGCAATTTCTTCTCCTGTTTCTATGTGACAAAGGCGGCGCTGCCACATCTGTCAAGGGGTGGCGCAATAATCTATACCGCGTCTATTACGGCGTTTGAAGGCAAGCCCACATTGATCGACTATTCCGCAACCAAAGGCGCGATCGTCTCGTTTACGCGGTCTATGGCTCTTTCCCTAATGGAGATGGGGATTCGCGTCAATGCGGTCGCCCCCGGGCCTGTTTGGACGCCGTTGATCGTGTCCAGTTTCTCTCCCGAGGTGGTGCAGACCTTTGGCTCCACCAGTCCCATGCAGCGTGCCGCACAGCCATATGAGCTGGCGCCAACTTATGTCTTCTTGGGCTGCGACGATTCCTCCAATATCTCGGGACAGATATTTCACGTAAACAGCGGAACAATTATCAATTAACCTCTTTTTGATGATACTGGGCATAGATAAAAAGATTTCCTGTCTGCGCAGGAAATTTTTTATCTATGCCCTCAATACAAACCGCCCTGATACATACCGCGCACAGCTCGTCTGATTTCCTGGTAACTCGTACAGCGGCAAAGGTTAGACTGAAGCCACTCCTCAATTACATACTCTTCGGGCATGGTCGGGTGCTGGGTTTGTAGGGCGTGGCAGACCATCAGAAAGCCGGACGTGCAGTACCCACACTGGAAGGCGTCAGCATTCACGAAGGCCCTTTGGATCTCTGCGGCTCCCCCAAGCCCCTCCACCGTGAGGATCACATGACCCTCCGCTTCTACAGCAAGCACCAGACAGGACTTTACGGGCCAGCTATCCATCATGACGGTACAAGCGCCGCAGTCACCGTTTTTACAGCCGGGCTTTGCCGCCGTCAGCCCGAGCTGCTCCCTCATAACATCCAGGAGCAAATCGGCGGGGCGTACAGCCACCTCATGAATTTCCCCATTGACGTTGAGGGATATGACTGTCTTTCCCTCGTATTCAACCATCTTTAAACTCCTCGAAAAGGGCGCGCAGCATATTCGTGAGCACGAATTTCCTGTATGCTCCGCTTCCCTCCACGTCGCTCCGCGCCGGCTCGGGCAACCGCACCGCCGCCTGCTCCGCCCGCGCTGAGTGAGACAGCGCACGGTCGTTTAGAATATCCTCCATCTCCGCGCTGCGAAAGGGATAGGAGCAAACGCCGGAAAAGGCGGCGCGCAGTCGCCCGTCTTTCCGGATGGCCGCCATGCTCACGAGTGGATAGTCTATCTTTTCGTTGGCGGTGTGCTTGATGTGATAATGTGGCGCAGTGAGGGCCCATCCGGGGATATGTGCCCGTACCACCAGTTCGCCGGGGCTCAACTGCATTCGCCCTTGGAAAACGTGTTCAAAGGGGACGGTCCTTGACCCATCCTCCCCCAGCAGGGTGAGGCTCGCGTCCGACAGCAGCAGGGCTAGGCTGGTCTCCCGGTAAATGATGGTGCCGCATAAATTGCCTCCTAACGTAATTCTGCACTGGTTCGTATGATCGGCGATTCGCCCGCAGGCCAGTGAAAGCAGCGGAAAAAGATTGGACTCTTTTATCTGGTTTAGGGTGCAGGCCGCGCCGATGCTTAGCCCGTCCTGGTCTGCGAACACAAGTGAGCATTCCGGGATGCTCTTGAGGTCTATCACAGCGCCCGGCTGGATGTTTCCGGCCCTGCACATGGTTATGGTCTCACTGCCGCCGGAGTAATAGGCCGGATTTTTTCCTTCCGCCCACAACCGAAAAAAGGCTTCGTAAGCCTCCCCAATGGTATCGGGGCGGCAGTATATAAAATTAAAGGGGATCATCTAAGCCCTCCTTCCCATGCCTCCAGATGCACTCAGGGGTAAGCGGCAAAGTTGAGAGCTCCTTTCCGAACGCTGTGGACAGTGCGTTTCCCAGGGCGGCAGGGATGCCGATGGTCCCGTGCTCGGCGTAGCTGCGTATGCCGTAGGGGGAATCCTCTTCGGGCGTCTCTACAAAATCCACCCGGTAATCCGGCTCCTGCCCGATGTGCGTCAGCTTATAGGTACGCAGGTTCGGCGCTTGGGGAATCCCCGCCGCATCGTAGCGAAAGGCCTCCCTGCTGGCTAGGCTGACACCCATCGCCATGCCTCCGGCGATCATGGCGCGCATCAGCTCCGGGTTTATGGCCTTACCCACATCCATCACGGTGGATGCGGTGAGGATTCGGTACGAGCAGGTCTTCAGGTCCGCCTCCACCTCGACGACCTGGGCGCCCAGCGTCCAGGCGGGCCCTGGTTTCCCCTGCCCGGTCTGAGGGTCGAGCTTGCTCAGGCCCTTGAGCATAAAGCCGCCG contains the following coding sequences:
- a CDS encoding conserved hypothetical protein (Evidence 4 : Homologs of previously reported genes of unknown function), whose translation is MPKKDRCPHTVVEDHITAPLADAKRTKRVSQVTIPAKARIEDAKEYVDKNEK
- the nifJ gene encoding Pyruvate-flavodoxin oxidoreductase produces the protein MSTKTMDGNQAAAYASYMMTEVASIYPITPSTPMAERIDQWATEGKRNLFGQAVKVVEMQSEAGAAGAMHGALQSGVLTTTYTASQGLLLMIPNLYKMVGELLPGVLHVSARALATHALSIFGDHQDVMACRQTGAIMLASSNVQEAMDLSFLSHMCAIQARLPVIHFFDGFRTSHEFQKIDAPDYEQIQPLVDYQALQEFKSRALNPNYPVARGTAQNPDIYFQGREVQNPFFDRVPSIMENLMQSYGKITGRTYQPFSYHGTPDATHIIIAMGSVCDTIDEVVDQLTADGEKVGSVRVHLYRPFSISHLLDVIPHSVQCISVLDRTKEPGSIGEPLYLDICKAIAQRNTDTQVLGGRYGLGSKDTRPGHIRAVFNNMRQEKPKSRFTIGIHDDVTMLSLPEIDNNDSPPTVNCKFWGLGSDGTVGANKSAVKIIGENTDKYVQAYFSYDSKKSGGTTISHLRFGDQPIRSPYLIDRADYIACHNKSFIFNYDILKGIKEGGIFVLNCDWTAEQLEQNLPIALKQTIARKKLHFYTVDAISIAGQLGLGNRINMIMQAVFFKLVSVVPLEQAIPLLKQSIDRDYGKKGKKVVEMNYAAVDAGIAASHPVEVPDSWGGEEVSTQSHSYVNSDNNTPEFVRNIQRVMARDEGDELPVSAFENMPDGTFPMGTTAYEKRGIAVRLPEWQIERCIQCGMCSFVCPHATIRLTILDEEEQTQKPKTFETKPANGKGLEGYQMRVQVSPLDCTGCGNCADVCPAKGKALIMKPVEQQTDQYGNWDYAMTLSEKRHLTSTATIKGSQLCRPLLEFNGACPGCGETPYVKLVTQLFGDRMLIANATGCSSIWGASAPSIAYATNADGKGPAWANSLFEDNAEYGYGMFLGTQQSRERLAAQVRMALETPDLEQSLREPFSRWLDAWAGGTEAKEESEAVIHALNSADTGSCPILKSIQQLKDYLVKRSIWIIGGDGWAYDIGYGGLDHVLASGANVNVLVLDTEIYSNTGGQASKSTPVAAVAKFASAGKKTRKKDLGMMAMSYKDIYVAQIAMGANFNQTLQAIIEAEKYPGPSLIIAYSPCVSHGIITGMGTSIAEEKKAVDTGYVHLYRYNPMNRDQGKPPFILDSKQPSEPYRNFLSGELRYTQMMSSGSAQVEQLVDEAEKTAQDKYALYKQMSENNLF
- a CDS encoding conserved hypothetical protein (Evidence 4 : Homologs of previously reported genes of unknown function), which codes for MLYRIYPQTDAAKFYMEPHSGSSLPFLTVKKMRKIYPDDHFTVIGEIGGISRPPDNGNRLVTETGEVVPILPRGSLRRPFEWVAGYVAVDKSTYLAAIRSLIPSFLRRQWADQSHGDGTRKPF
- a CDS encoding exported hypothetical protein (Evidence 5 : No homology to any previously reported sequences); the encoded protein is MKIMRERIWSLLLCIVMVITMLPTTVSAAGGDPISTAAIRLDAANNFGITGGGTNWVYFSNYPISDAPTPVRWRVLSTDLNGDSFQDHARNPYTGKGLFLMSEYVLRDGEVKFAYPGEDNTYSTSNLRDKSSTALIYFSTAEVYAALRTTKTSDTDVSLAGTPTWKASDLSGVMSGTVMFSLSAAEANNGSYGFAPLPDTPDFKRIAYKFENPSMPSGEWWLRSSDYSDSYQAGVVESSGALSTNAVDQPLGIRPAFNLNLSTVLFTSAAENGKSSGTCGAGALTAVSTAAPTDWKLTLLDSSRKFTTPPIPILIGKDGVTVSIPYTDATVGPNEYISAILVDSSGNALYYGRLKNTVNSGDANGTLPIDIPSGLAEGSYTLKLFTEQYNGDRNTDYASAFRDLALTVLGSITVQNDGNGTANADYSIATPGTEITLTTTPNDGYQFKEWQVISGSVTIINDKFNMPAESVTVKAIFTPLTTVDSVTIKTAPSKTTYTEGEALDLTGLVVTLNKSNSTTEDVALADFTANGITVSPANGATLAASYNKVTISHTPSGKSADQPITVNPAPVTVNAVTIKTAPSKTTYTEGESLDLTGLVVTLNKSNSTTEDVALGDFAAKGITVSPANGATLATSHNKVTISHTASGKTVDQPIAVNPAPVAVNSVTIKTAPTKTTYTAGETLDLNGLVVTLHMSGDTEQDVDFSDFANNGIITNPANGMPLVPGFTAVTITAGSQSVSQSITVSSAQYVAMGDSIASGYGLADKDDSYTSLVRETLGLYSFIIANDGMNSTTLLQGLSLAGLDTYLSDATVITLSIGSNDVLAPFLKSIADQLNCDTDEIQSTLALLTPAEQLSFFSALNTDGVLKNNEQLRSAALAFAANFQVIIGRLKILAPNATIYVTNAYNPYEGISIPYGANTLNLGEIADVYIQTINKAFSENSTDYALIDVYSAFSASQASGTSPVNANLAHFNFDPHPNAAGHALIANLILTPSWPSGSNLIASGITSTGATLSWTAANGAAAVTGYRIYQNGILIGAVGGNVTTYTVTGLSASTSYSFRVQAGNAGSLWTANGPSVTATTSAASSYDGGYSSATYYTVTATAGAGGHISPSGSVAVKEGSDITFTITANDGYEIEDVLADGGSAGAVSSYTFKNVKKAHTITVSFTKSTEKTANPFTDVETDAWFYESVLYVYEKGLMTGTGTGCFDPGGSMTRSMLVTVLYRLSGDAGSYDNSFADVDPGAWYKNAVAWASATGITSGTGGGRFSPDKRITREQLAVLLYNCAGYMGYDVSAGENVNILSYRDASGISDYAYAALQWACGAGILEGDTDGNLNPGGSATRAEVAAVIERFVELVMK
- a CDS encoding hypothetical protein (Evidence 5 : No homology to any previously reported sequences), whose protein sequence is MFCGCMEFAPFYNYRIAHIFRLQPYQGRTLFNIDLIVFSSSTFYTRREKTIAGYRLFNFLIVFCFLLKMADIVPTLNRNDIRHLFDDPFVSIS
- the yhxC gene encoding Uncharacterized oxidoreductase YhxC, giving the protein MHPQNTFPPQHQNRQPGREAEMNPPPQYDNPSYKAAGKLAGKKAIITGGDSGIGRAIAIAYAKEGADVAIVHLCENSDAQDTVRAVEALGRTCIQIQADLRTEDNAVNAVNLAVTQLGAINILINNAAVQYPQNSILDITREQLANTFESNFFSCFYVTKAALPHLSRGGAIIYTASITAFEGKPTLIDYSATKGAIVSFTRSMALSLMEMGIRVNAVAPGPVWTPLIVSSFSPEVVQTFGSTSPMQRAAQPYELAPTYVFLGCDDSSNISGQIFHVNSGTIIN
- a CDS encoding hypothetical protein (Evidence 5 : No homology to any previously reported sequences), with translation MRSGFSLTFAAVRVTRKSDELCAVCIRAVCIEGIDKKFPAQTGNLFIYAQYHQKEVN
- the ndhS gene encoding Nicotinate dehydrogenase small FeS subunit; translation: MVEYEGKTVISLNVNGEIHEVAVRPADLLLDVMREQLGLTAAKPGCKNGDCGACTVMMDSWPVKSCLVLAVEAEGHVILTVEGLGGAAEIQRAFVNADAFQCGYCTSGFLMVCHALQTQHPTMPEEYVIEEWLQSNLCRCTSYQEIRRAVRGMYQGGLY
- a CDS encoding FAD binding domain in molybdopterin dehydrogenase; protein product: MIPFNFIYCRPDTIGEAYEAFFRLWAEGKNPAYYSGGSETITMCRAGNIQPGAVIDLKSIPECSLVFADQDGLSIGAACTLNQIKESNLFPLLSLACGRIADHTNQCRITLGGNLCGTIIYRETSLALLLSDASLTLLGEDGSRTVPFEHVFQGRMQLSPGELVVRAHIPGWALTAPHYHIKHTANEKIDYPLVSMAAIRKDGRLRAAFSGVCSYPFRSAEMEDILNDRALSHSARAEQAAVRLPEPARSDVEGSGAYRKFVLTNMLRALFEEFKDG